Proteins encoded within one genomic window of Nonomuraea gerenzanensis:
- a CDS encoding LacI family DNA-binding transcriptional regulator, with the protein MTRRLAEVAKKVGVSEATVSRVLNGKPGVSDATREAVLTALDVLGYERPTQLRGDRARLVGLVLPELQNPIFPAFAEVVGGALAQQGFTSVLCTRTVGGVSEADYVDLLLQQQVSGVVFAGGLYAQADASHGHYELLHERKLPTVLVNAAVQHLDFPQVSCDDVVAAEMAIAHLRALGHERIGMVLGPKDHMPSRRKLDTFQASGGDTELVEHTMFSLEGGHAAAARLVRRGVTGVICASDLLALGTVRAARRAGLAVPADISVIGFDDSALMNCTEPPLTTVRQPIDAMGRAAVDLLVAQIDKAVVPADELLFEPELVVRASTTRARS; encoded by the coding sequence ATGACGCGACGACTCGCAGAGGTGGCCAAGAAGGTCGGAGTGAGCGAGGCGACCGTGAGCCGCGTGCTCAACGGCAAGCCGGGGGTGTCCGACGCGACCCGCGAGGCCGTGCTCACGGCGCTCGACGTGCTCGGTTACGAACGCCCCACCCAGCTCCGCGGCGACCGCGCCCGGCTGGTCGGCCTCGTGCTCCCCGAGCTGCAGAACCCGATCTTCCCCGCCTTCGCGGAAGTGGTCGGCGGCGCGCTGGCCCAGCAGGGCTTCACCTCCGTGCTGTGCACCCGCACCGTCGGCGGCGTCTCCGAGGCCGACTACGTCGACCTCCTGCTCCAGCAGCAGGTCAGCGGCGTGGTCTTCGCCGGCGGCCTGTACGCCCAGGCCGACGCCTCCCACGGCCACTACGAGCTGCTGCACGAGCGCAAGCTCCCCACCGTCCTGGTCAACGCCGCCGTGCAACACCTCGACTTCCCGCAGGTGTCGTGCGACGACGTGGTGGCCGCCGAGATGGCCATCGCCCACCTGCGCGCCCTCGGCCACGAGCGCATCGGCATGGTGCTCGGGCCCAAGGACCACATGCCGTCGCGGCGCAAGCTCGACACCTTCCAGGCGTCGGGCGGTGACACCGAGCTGGTCGAGCACACCATGTTCTCCCTGGAAGGCGGGCACGCGGCCGCCGCCCGCCTGGTCAGGCGCGGCGTCACGGGCGTCATCTGCGCTTCCGACCTGCTCGCCCTGGGCACCGTACGCGCCGCCCGGCGCGCGGGGCTGGCCGTGCCCGCCGACATCTCGGTGATCGGCTTCGACGACTCCGCCCTGATGAACTGCACCGAGCCGCCGCTGACCACCGTCCGGCAGCCCATCGACGCCATGGGGCGGGCGGCGGTGGATCTGCTGGTGGCGCAGATCGACAAGGCTGTGGTGCCGGCGGACGAGCTCCTCTTCGAGCCCGAACTCGTCGTCCGCGCCTCCACCACCCGCGCCCGCTCCTGA